From one Bacteroides intestinalis DSM 17393 genomic stretch:
- a CDS encoding nitroreductase family protein has product MKTLRVQNIISLTTCFFLILAVTICKGNKFGSILSDKENATENPIGTSDILRHTDEGVQIISTRQITKDINGYGGNVPLEIYMQDNRITKVVALENSETPSYFAKVRSSDLLQQWNNLSPEEAINKEVDGISGATESSVAIIQSIHRAMEYAKKHPADKPATAFSFDWILFLGLLAGIALCTLIIVYFSRKPKGQMTQYVLNTFSLALVIVVTALSIQPRPNQPNKMEEPIMKQDDKLSVLEAIHARTSIRSYQPQEVEDEKIEQLLRAAMAAPTATNKQPWAFIVIRDKEILNELSSTLPYTKMAKDAPLAIVVCGDLNKAISGAGMEYWVQDASAATENLLLAAQGLGLGAVWSGVYPMEERIKEVQKILQLPKDIIPLNVIPIGYPAENPLPKDKWKPENIHFNRWTKDK; this is encoded by the coding sequence ATGAAAACATTGAGAGTCCAAAACATCATAAGCCTGACAACTTGCTTTTTCCTGATTCTGGCAGTAACTATTTGTAAGGGAAACAAGTTCGGAAGCATTCTCTCCGATAAGGAAAATGCAACAGAAAACCCTATAGGAACTTCCGATATATTACGGCATACGGATGAAGGAGTACAGATAATATCAACCCGGCAAATAACGAAAGATATCAACGGATATGGAGGAAATGTCCCTCTTGAAATCTATATGCAGGATAACCGCATTACAAAAGTGGTGGCATTGGAAAACTCTGAAACACCCAGCTACTTTGCCAAGGTACGAAGCAGTGACCTGCTGCAACAATGGAATAATCTATCACCGGAAGAAGCAATCAATAAAGAAGTAGACGGAATATCCGGAGCTACAGAGTCTTCGGTAGCTATTATCCAGTCCATCCACAGGGCAATGGAATATGCAAAGAAACATCCGGCCGACAAGCCTGCAACTGCTTTCAGTTTTGACTGGATACTTTTCCTGGGTTTACTGGCAGGCATTGCACTGTGCACCTTGATTATTGTATATTTCTCCAGAAAACCTAAAGGGCAAATGACACAATATGTACTGAACACTTTCAGTCTTGCCTTGGTTATAGTAGTAACTGCATTATCTATTCAACCGAGACCAAATCAACCTAATAAGATGGAGGAACCTATAATGAAACAAGATGATAAACTTTCCGTTCTTGAAGCCATACATGCAAGAACCAGTATCCGCTCTTATCAGCCACAAGAAGTAGAGGATGAAAAAATAGAGCAGCTGTTAAGAGCTGCTATGGCTGCTCCCACAGCAACCAATAAACAACCTTGGGCTTTCATTGTCATTAGGGATAAAGAGATTCTAAACGAATTGAGTTCTACCCTTCCTTATACCAAAATGGCAAAGGATGCTCCACTGGCCATCGTAGTATGTGGAGATTTAAATAAAGCTATCAGTGGTGCAGGTATGGAGTACTGGGTACAAGATGCTTCGGCTGCAACAGAAAACCTACTGCTGGCTGCACAAGGTTTAGGATTAGGGGCCGTATGGTCAGGAGTTTATCCTATGGAAGAACGGATAAAAGAAGTACAGAAAATACTCCAACTGCCCAAAGACATTATTCCCCTGAACGTAATTCCAATCGGTTATCCGGCTGAGAATCCACTTCCGAAAGATAAATGGAAACCGGAAAATATTCATTTTAACCGCTGGACAAAGGACAAATAA
- a CDS encoding helix-turn-helix transcriptional regulator: MFITYNMPLGDLINKLLRGEAAVCESWLYTYIKRLTDGDKGKLRQALKEVDSVVTVWKSRYFIPTYEVKVKSVTQGGMSMSRQDLDDTYNEEVYLQKEGKTGLVADFLYEAIAKYGFINEHHRDSVESAWLYNDMEFLRNEWEYYVLAQIRSLREIICTMLGVVSSEGKNEKQKTNRPLKRIEDYPEMFGIDVCSELIGQSKHTIYKLTSHKEIPCYRAESGRILRFKRDEIITWMMAKRQETKQEFIESMELGFVARLRK, encoded by the coding sequence ATGTTCATCACTTACAATATGCCTTTGGGTGACTTGATTAACAAGTTGCTCAGAGGGGAAGCAGCAGTCTGTGAGAGTTGGTTATACACCTATATAAAAAGATTGACTGATGGAGATAAAGGAAAGCTCCGGCAGGCATTAAAGGAGGTTGATTCAGTTGTTACTGTGTGGAAAAGCAGATATTTTATTCCTACTTATGAAGTAAAGGTAAAGTCTGTAACTCAAGGAGGGATGAGTATGAGTAGGCAAGATTTGGATGATACCTACAATGAGGAAGTCTATTTGCAAAAAGAGGGAAAGACAGGTTTGGTGGCGGACTTCCTATATGAAGCAATAGCAAAGTACGGTTTCATTAATGAACATCATCGTGATTCTGTGGAAAGCGCATGGTTGTATAATGACATGGAGTTTTTAAGAAACGAGTGGGAATATTATGTTTTGGCTCAAATAAGGTCGCTACGGGAAATAATTTGTACTATGCTGGGAGTAGTATCGTCAGAGGGGAAAAACGAAAAACAGAAGACCAATAGACCGCTAAAACGGATAGAAGATTATCCGGAGATGTTTGGTATTGATGTTTGTAGTGAGTTGATTGGGCAGTCTAAACATACAATTTATAAACTGACAAGCCATAAAGAAATACCTTGTTATCGTGCGGAAAGTGGGCGAATACTAAGATTTAAGCGTGATGAAATAATAACGTGGATGATGGCTAAAAGGCAAGAAACTAAGCAGGAATTCATTGAAAGCATGGAGTTAGGATTTGTTGCGCGTCTTCGTAAATAG
- a CDS encoding S41 family peptidase: MKKLIAYIALSFAAITSYATTPLWMRDVQISPDGTEIVFCYKGDLYKVPAKGGTATQLTTQDSYECTPIWSPDGKQIAFASDRNGNFDIFIMSANGGTAQRLTTHSATELPSAFTPDGKYILFSASIQDPASSALFPSAAMTELYKVPSVGGRTEQVLATPAEAVCFDKSGNRFFYQDRKGGENEWRKHHTSSITRDVWMYDAKTGSHTNFTQHAGEDRNPIVSPDGQTVYFLSERNGGSFNVYSFPVSQPQSIKTITSFKTHPVRFLSMSNNGTLCYGYDGEIYTQQESSNPRKINVEIIRDDQPQIAYLKHPDRATSATVSPDGKQIAFTVRGEVFVTSTDYTTTKQITHTAAEEDGLSFAPDNRTLAYASERSGNWQIYLAKIVREEDPNFPNATLIKEEVLLPSTTVERSHPQFSPDGKELAFIEDRNRLMVLNLETKKVRRITDGSTWYSTSGGFDYAWSPDSKWFTLEFIGNKHDPYSDIGLVSAQGNGEIINLTNSGYSSGSPSFALDGNAILFTTERYGMRAHASWGSLDDAMLVFLNQDAYDKFSLSKEDYELYKEANSDRKKVAAKDSSKVKDVVVELKNIEDRIVRLTPNSSNMGSTLISKDGKALYYLASTESGRNLWKMDLNKKETKLLHKVDAGWTSLEMDKEGKTLFILNGKNMQKMNLASDDLKPIKYLAQVKLDLSAEREYMFDHVYKQQQKRFYNTNMHGVNWDAMTAAYRKFLPHIDNNYDFAELLSEWLGELNVSHTGGRFYPDGQSEPTASLGLLFDWNYQDKGMLIAEVIEKGPFDKATTKVKAGVVIEKIDGKEITPEADYYVLLNDKVKKKTLVSLYDPKTKERWEEVVIPIRDSELSALLYERWVKQRAADVEKWSNGKLGYVHIKSMGDDSFRSIYSDILGKYNNCEGIVIDTRFNGGGRLHEDIEILFSGKKYFTQVVRGREACDMPSRRWNKPSIMLTCEANYSNAHGTPWVYSHQKLGKLVGMPVPGTMTSVSWERLQDPTLVFGIPVIGYRLPDGSYLENTQLEPDVKVANSPETIVRGEDTQLKVAVEELLKELQ; encoded by the coding sequence ATGAAGAAACTTATTGCTTACATTGCCCTTAGTTTCGCGGCAATAACCAGCTATGCAACCACTCCCCTCTGGATGCGTGACGTACAAATCTCACCTGATGGGACAGAAATCGTATTTTGTTATAAGGGAGACCTCTACAAAGTGCCTGCCAAAGGCGGAACTGCTACACAACTCACTACGCAAGACTCTTACGAATGTACTCCGATATGGTCGCCGGATGGCAAACAGATAGCCTTTGCCAGTGATAGAAACGGGAATTTCGATATCTTCATCATGTCGGCAAATGGCGGAACAGCCCAGCGACTGACTACTCATTCAGCCACTGAACTACCCTCCGCTTTTACCCCGGACGGCAAATATATTTTATTCTCAGCATCTATTCAGGATCCGGCAAGCAGTGCCCTCTTTCCTTCAGCCGCTATGACTGAACTCTACAAAGTTCCTTCAGTCGGCGGACGCACCGAACAAGTACTGGCCACCCCTGCCGAAGCGGTATGTTTCGATAAGTCCGGCAACCGCTTTTTCTATCAGGACCGCAAGGGAGGTGAAAACGAATGGAGAAAGCACCATACTTCTTCCATCACCCGTGACGTATGGATGTACGATGCCAAAACAGGTTCACATACCAACTTTACCCAGCACGCAGGCGAAGACCGCAATCCGATTGTATCACCGGATGGACAAACCGTCTACTTCCTGAGCGAACGTAATGGCGGCTCATTCAACGTATATTCTTTCCCGGTTTCGCAACCCCAATCGATAAAAACAATTACCAGCTTTAAAACCCATCCCGTGCGTTTCCTTTCAATGAGCAACAACGGCACCTTGTGCTATGGATACGATGGTGAGATCTATACCCAGCAGGAAAGCTCGAATCCCCGGAAGATAAATGTAGAAATCATTCGCGACGACCAGCCACAAATAGCTTATCTGAAACATCCGGATAGAGCAACCTCTGCTACAGTTTCACCGGACGGCAAGCAAATTGCTTTCACTGTACGCGGTGAAGTATTCGTAACATCGACAGACTATACCACCACCAAACAGATTACACATACGGCAGCAGAGGAAGATGGTCTCTCGTTTGCCCCGGACAACCGGACGCTGGCCTATGCCAGTGAACGCAGTGGTAACTGGCAGATTTATCTAGCCAAGATAGTTCGGGAGGAAGATCCGAATTTTCCGAATGCAACTTTAATAAAAGAAGAAGTATTATTGCCTTCTACCACCGTAGAACGTTCGCATCCGCAATTCTCACCCGATGGTAAGGAGTTAGCCTTCATTGAAGACCGCAATCGTCTGATGGTACTCAATCTGGAAACCAAGAAAGTACGCCGGATCACCGATGGTTCTACCTGGTACAGCACAAGCGGAGGGTTCGACTATGCTTGGTCTCCGGACAGCAAGTGGTTCACATTGGAATTTATCGGAAACAAGCACGACCCATATTCGGATATAGGTCTGGTCAGCGCACAAGGCAATGGCGAGATTATCAACCTGACCAATAGTGGATACAGCAGCGGTTCACCCAGTTTTGCGCTCGATGGCAATGCCATTCTTTTCACTACCGAACGCTACGGTATGCGTGCACATGCTTCATGGGGTTCGCTGGACGATGCTATGTTGGTATTCCTGAATCAGGATGCATACGACAAATTCAGCCTGAGCAAAGAAGACTACGAACTATACAAAGAAGCAAACTCTGACCGGAAAAAGGTTGCCGCAAAAGACAGTAGTAAGGTAAAGGATGTCGTAGTGGAATTGAAAAACATAGAAGACCGCATCGTACGCTTGACACCAAACTCGTCTAATATGGGAAGTACCCTCATCTCCAAAGACGGAAAAGCCCTCTATTATCTGGCCAGTACCGAAAGCGGCCGTAACTTATGGAAAATGGACCTGAACAAGAAAGAGACCAAGTTGCTCCATAAAGTAGATGCCGGCTGGACCTCCCTGGAAATGGATAAAGAAGGGAAGACTCTCTTCATCCTGAACGGTAAGAATATGCAAAAGATGAACTTGGCTTCCGATGACTTGAAGCCCATTAAATATCTTGCCCAAGTGAAACTGGATCTGAGCGCCGAACGCGAATACATGTTCGACCATGTATACAAACAACAACAGAAGCGTTTCTATAACACCAACATGCATGGGGTCAACTGGGACGCCATGACAGCTGCTTATCGGAAGTTCCTGCCACACATCGATAATAACTATGACTTCGCCGAACTATTGAGTGAATGGCTGGGCGAGTTGAATGTCTCCCATACCGGAGGCCGTTTCTATCCGGACGGACAAAGCGAACCGACAGCCAGCCTGGGACTACTTTTCGACTGGAATTATCAGGATAAAGGAATGCTCATTGCTGAAGTGATAGAAAAGGGTCCGTTCGACAAAGCCACTACAAAGGTGAAAGCCGGTGTCGTTATTGAAAAGATCGACGGTAAAGAGATCACTCCCGAAGCCGATTATTATGTGCTTCTCAATGACAAGGTAAAAAAGAAAACACTTGTTTCATTGTATGATCCCAAGACGAAAGAACGCTGGGAAGAGGTAGTAATCCCTATCAGAGACAGCGAACTCAGTGCATTACTTTACGAACGTTGGGTTAAGCAACGTGCAGCAGACGTTGAGAAATGGTCGAACGGTAAACTGGGATACGTGCACATCAAATCAATGGGTGATGACAGCTTCCGTTCCATCTACTCGGACATTTTAGGAAAATACAACAATTGTGAAGGTATTGTCATCGACACCCGTTTCAACGGAGGCGGTCGTCTACATGAAGATATAGAAATACTGTTCAGTGGCAAGAAATACTTCACACAGGTGGTTCGCGGCCGTGAAGCCTGCGATATGCCGAGCCGCCGCTGGAACAAGCCTTCCATCATGCTGACGTGCGAAGCCAATTATTCCAATGCACACGGTACACCGTGGGTATACAGTCATCAGAAACTGGGTAAACTGGTAGGTATGCCTGTGCCGGGCACTATGACCAGTGTATCATGGGAGCGCCTGCAAGATCCGACACTGGTATTCGGTATTCCTGTGATTGGTTACCGTTTGCCCGATGGCAGTTATCTGGAAAATACGCAGTTGGAACCGGATGTAAAAGTAGCCAATTCGCCCGAAACAATCGTGAGAGGCGAAGATACACAATTGAAAGTAGCAGTAGAAGAATTATTGAAAGAACTACAATAG
- a CDS encoding DUF2721 domain-containing protein has translation MEIDLTTPALLFSAISLIMLAYTNRFMSYAQLVRALKEQYRANHSSVTAAQIANLRKRLYLTRAMQVTGTGSLLLCVVSMFFIYIQLYLVSIYIFGLAMVLLIISLAISVYEIYISVKALEIHLDDMDE, from the coding sequence ATGGAAATAGATCTAACTACTCCGGCTCTACTGTTTTCAGCGATTTCATTGATTATGCTGGCATATACCAATCGGTTCATGTCGTATGCCCAATTGGTACGTGCATTGAAGGAACAGTATCGTGCGAACCATTCATCAGTGACTGCAGCGCAGATTGCCAATCTTCGAAAACGCTTGTATCTGACGCGTGCCATGCAGGTGACAGGAACAGGCAGTCTGTTGCTGTGTGTTGTAAGTATGTTCTTTATTTATATACAGCTCTATCTTGTATCCATCTATATTTTTGGATTGGCAATGGTGTTATTGATTATTTCTCTGGCTATTTCTGTATACGAGATTTATATTTCGGTGAAGGCATTGGAAATACATCTGGATGATATGGATGAATAG
- a CDS encoding aspartate:alanine exchanger family transporter, with product MFADLLNSSYFALFLIVALGFMLGRIKIKGLSLDVSAVIFIALLFGHFGVVIPKELGNFGLVLFIFTIGIQAGPGFFDSFRSKGKTLIIITMLIICSASLTAIGLKYLFDIDTPSVVGLIAGALTSTPGLAVAIDSTNSPLASISYGIAYPFGVIGVILFVKLLPRIMRIDLDKEARRLEKERRGQFPELTTCIYRVTNPAVFNRSLMQINARAMTGAVISRHKHDEVISIPTAHTVLHEDDYIQAVGSEEALNQLSVLVGEREEGELPLVDTQEIESLLLTKKDMINKQLGDLNLMKNFGCTVTRIRRSGIDLSPSPDLTLKFGDKLMVVGEKEGLKGLARLLGNNAKKLSDTDFFPIAMGIVLGVLFGKLNITFPGGLSFSPGLTGGILIVALFLSAIGKTGPILWSMSGPANQLLRQLGLLLFLAEVGTSAGTNLVATFQESGWLLFGVGAAITLVPMLVAVFVGLFVFKISILDLLGTITGGMTSTPGLAAADSMTDSNIPSVAYATVYPIAMVFLILFIQIIATMV from the coding sequence ATGTTTGCTGACTTACTCAATTCCTCCTATTTCGCCCTCTTCCTCATTGTTGCATTGGGCTTCATGTTGGGGAGAATCAAAATTAAAGGATTATCTCTGGACGTTTCCGCAGTCATTTTCATTGCTCTTCTCTTTGGACACTTCGGTGTAGTCATTCCTAAAGAATTAGGAAACTTCGGATTGGTACTTTTCATCTTTACTATCGGCATTCAGGCCGGTCCCGGTTTCTTCGACTCGTTCCGAAGTAAAGGTAAGACCCTGATCATAATCACCATGCTGATTATTTGCTCGGCTTCTCTGACGGCTATCGGGCTCAAATATCTTTTCGACATCGATACCCCCAGTGTAGTAGGCTTAATAGCCGGAGCACTGACCAGTACACCAGGACTTGCCGTAGCCATCGACAGTACAAATTCTCCGTTGGCATCCATCTCCTACGGCATCGCTTATCCGTTTGGAGTTATCGGTGTAATACTGTTTGTAAAGCTGCTTCCCCGCATTATGCGCATTGATCTGGATAAGGAAGCCCGCCGACTGGAAAAAGAACGTCGCGGACAGTTCCCGGAATTGACTACCTGCATTTATCGCGTCACAAATCCTGCCGTATTCAACCGCAGCTTGATGCAAATCAATGCACGAGCTATGACAGGGGCTGTTATTTCACGCCATAAACATGATGAAGTTATTTCCATCCCTACAGCTCATACGGTGTTACATGAAGACGATTACATACAGGCAGTAGGCAGTGAAGAAGCTCTGAACCAACTTTCGGTCTTAGTCGGAGAACGCGAAGAAGGTGAATTACCTTTGGTAGACACACAGGAAATCGAATCCTTATTACTGACCAAAAAGGATATGATCAATAAACAATTAGGGGATTTGAACCTGATGAAAAACTTCGGATGTACGGTAACACGTATCCGCCGAAGCGGTATTGATCTGTCTCCGTCACCGGATTTAACTCTGAAATTCGGCGATAAACTGATGGTGGTAGGAGAAAAAGAAGGACTTAAAGGATTGGCCCGCTTACTGGGAAACAATGCTAAAAAGCTATCTGATACAGACTTTTTCCCTATTGCAATGGGTATTGTTTTGGGAGTACTGTTCGGCAAACTGAATATTACTTTCCCCGGTGGTTTATCTTTCTCTCCGGGATTGACGGGCGGTATTTTGATTGTGGCTCTGTTCTTAAGTGCAATTGGTAAGACAGGACCTATTCTGTGGTCTATGTCCGGACCTGCTAACCAATTATTGCGTCAGTTGGGATTGTTGCTTTTCCTAGCCGAAGTCGGTACCTCGGCTGGTACCAATCTGGTGGCAACTTTCCAGGAAAGTGGCTGGCTGCTATTCGGAGTAGGTGCTGCTATTACGCTAGTACCTATGTTAGTAGCTGTGTTCGTCGGGCTGTTTGTCTTCAAAATCAGTATACTCGACTTACTGGGAACCATCACCGGTGGTATGACCAGTACTCCGGGACTTGCAGCAGCGGATTCTATGACTGACAGTAACATTCCGAGTGTAGCTTATGCTACGGTTTATCCTATTGCAATGGTATTCCTTATACTGTTTATCCAGATTATTGCAACTATGGTTTAA
- a CDS encoding site-specific integrase, with protein sequence MAKFRIVIHTSNKRKDGSYPVCLRITKNGKLKYIYLNLSAFENEWDKNADRFKRDKRMNPNYESYNNWLISCEERKNEVVNKFMKAQVDWTLNQFEEEFLGISRQGKIYDYWMRQVEDLKATGHIGNGKVYERDLHLFCKYDSKAKERLFSEIDVKYINRLNMAMEKNGCCGNTRMHTLKTLRAVINKAIKEKAASNNTYPFGKGGFEINKLAEETAKRYLLPTDLELIKNSPQQNLVLERARRIYLFSYYCFGMSFVDMANLTINNIEMLVTGAHIVYKRQKTKNAKNVKPIKIFVTPAIKEQLEWFKANTPETGEYLLPIITKEYDGEQLYEHVRCRYKRINANLKKLGKALGISLTLTTYTARHTMAMTLQGNDIPREIISQALGHSNLTTTATYLAGFSTSVLDKVAKML encoded by the coding sequence ATGGCAAAATTTCGTATTGTGATTCACACGAGCAACAAAAGAAAAGACGGAAGTTACCCCGTTTGCTTACGCATCACCAAAAATGGCAAACTAAAATACATCTATTTAAATTTGTCCGCCTTTGAAAATGAGTGGGATAAGAACGCAGACCGATTTAAAAGGGACAAACGCATGAACCCCAACTATGAGTCGTATAACAACTGGTTGATTAGTTGTGAGGAACGTAAAAATGAAGTGGTGAATAAGTTTATGAAAGCACAGGTGGATTGGACACTAAACCAATTTGAAGAAGAATTTTTGGGAATTTCGAGACAAGGAAAAATCTATGATTATTGGATGAGGCAGGTGGAGGATTTAAAGGCTACAGGTCACATCGGCAATGGAAAGGTTTATGAACGTGACTTGCACCTGTTCTGCAAATATGACTCTAAGGCAAAAGAACGTTTGTTTTCAGAAATAGACGTGAAATACATTAATCGCTTAAATATGGCTATGGAAAAGAATGGTTGCTGTGGAAATACCCGTATGCACACTTTAAAGACATTGCGTGCTGTAATTAATAAAGCCATTAAAGAAAAAGCAGCCTCAAACAACACCTATCCGTTTGGTAAGGGTGGTTTTGAAATAAACAAATTGGCAGAAGAAACGGCAAAACGCTATTTACTGCCAACGGACTTGGAGTTGATAAAGAACTCGCCTCAACAAAATTTGGTATTGGAGCGTGCCCGTCGGATATACCTCTTTTCTTACTATTGCTTTGGTATGAGTTTCGTTGACATGGCAAATCTAACAATAAACAATATTGAAATGCTGGTAACGGGAGCGCATATCGTGTATAAGAGACAAAAGACGAAAAATGCCAAAAATGTAAAGCCGATAAAAATATTCGTCACTCCTGCTATAAAGGAGCAATTGGAGTGGTTTAAGGCAAATACCCCTGAAACGGGCGAGTATTTACTTCCTATCATAACCAAAGAGTATGATGGTGAGCAATTGTACGAGCATGTACGCTGCCGATACAAACGTATCAATGCCAATTTGAAAAAGCTGGGTAAGGCTTTAGGTATTTCATTGACATTGACTACTTATACGGCACGGCACACAATGGCTATGACCTTACAGGGCAATGATATTCCCCGTGAGATAATAAGCCAAGCCCTGGGGCATAGTAATCTTACGACAACGGCTACATATCTTGCAGGTTTCTCTACAAGTGTTTTAGATAAAGTCGCAAAAATGTTATAA
- a CDS encoding DNA adenine methylase has translation MNSINSPFRYAGGKFYARKLILEHIIDHDYYIEPFCGGASIFFAKDKVVNNWLNDIDDELINTLCVIRDQPNELIDLLKRRNSRISRIPAKLVSNVKVGDPMPALKELHTFFKNEYVPQSDLEKALRWYYLNRTSYSGIMNRQNMYWGYGDKYSMQPKNWGNNILRTSQKLQGVRLTCWDFETVINQAPNGSLLFVDPPYFNADQDKFYQYFFSRDDHYRLLECLKNNRNRLNIFITYDNVQDVRNLYSWAREMYDKEWNYCIQRTDDQKEKTDKKGKRYKGKELFILNYLE, from the coding sequence ATGAATTCAATTAATAGTCCTTTTAGATATGCAGGTGGGAAATTTTATGCTCGTAAACTTATTTTAGAGCATATTATTGACCATGATTACTACATAGAACCTTTCTGTGGAGGAGCTAGCATTTTTTTTGCAAAAGATAAAGTGGTGAATAATTGGTTAAATGATATTGATGATGAACTTATCAATACTTTATGTGTAATAAGAGATCAGCCCAATGAACTTATAGATTTATTAAAGAGACGCAATAGTCGTATTAGTAGAATTCCAGCAAAACTAGTTTCTAATGTTAAAGTAGGAGACCCTATGCCTGCATTAAAAGAATTGCATACATTCTTTAAAAATGAGTATGTTCCTCAAAGTGATTTAGAAAAAGCTTTAAGGTGGTATTATCTTAATCGAACATCTTATAGTGGTATAATGAATCGTCAGAATATGTATTGGGGGTATGGAGATAAATATTCTATGCAGCCTAAGAATTGGGGAAATAATATTTTGCGAACAAGTCAAAAACTACAAGGGGTTAGGCTTACATGTTGGGATTTTGAGACTGTGATTAACCAGGCTCCCAATGGTTCATTGCTATTCGTTGACCCTCCATATTTTAATGCTGATCAAGATAAATTTTACCAGTACTTTTTCTCAAGGGATGATCATTACAGGCTCTTAGAATGTTTGAAGAATAATAGAAATAGGTTGAATATTTTTATTACTTATGATAATGTGCAAGATGTTAGAAATTTATATTCTTGGGCTAGAGAAATGTATGATAAAGAATGGAATTATTGTATTCAACGTACCGATGATCAAAAAGAAAAAACGGATAAAAAAGGCAAAAGGTATAAAGGAAAAGAATTATTCATTCTCAACTATTTAGAGTAG
- a CDS encoding phage/plasmid replication domain-containing protein, with protein sequence MYDKVKLILYVLPTGYDWQSVLKRIVAQSYFADGTGGSGLWLGRKVIATETYVSFEGSLPKCLCGHNLKTLSLKEVKIVIMQLSKDLGVPMYEAVVESAEFAHNFSMKEPPIMYMQKLDAMKAFRPNGWSGTKYMDNKEVRCKFYDKMQEAKKKRELPKYGRENLPKNLLRYEVTFSTKGLNRLFGRDIVAEELWNKQVFWTLVAEWFGYYEDMVKLPNDCWDVDYRIFESAKDFAKWCICIANADQNLSYYVKHILFKLRANPQPQDRVLHGQIQKKIQEALEWGKKHLALPNLTLELTDKIEQYLAWLLEQSADSMSVAEERRIFNTAC encoded by the coding sequence ATGTATGATAAAGTCAAGTTAATATTATATGTCCTACCAACAGGGTACGACTGGCAGTCGGTATTAAAACGCATAGTTGCGCAGTCCTACTTTGCTGATGGTACAGGAGGTAGTGGGTTATGGCTTGGACGTAAAGTCATAGCCACTGAAACGTATGTGTCATTCGAGGGCAGTCTTCCTAAATGTCTATGTGGGCATAACCTAAAGACCCTATCATTAAAGGAGGTGAAAATAGTTATTATGCAGTTAAGCAAAGACTTGGGGGTACCTATGTATGAGGCAGTAGTGGAGTCAGCAGAGTTTGCACATAACTTTAGTATGAAAGAGCCTCCTATTATGTATATGCAGAAGTTGGATGCCATGAAAGCATTTAGACCTAATGGATGGAGTGGTACTAAATATATGGATAACAAAGAGGTGCGCTGTAAGTTTTATGATAAGATGCAGGAAGCAAAGAAGAAACGGGAGCTACCTAAATATGGAAGAGAGAACTTGCCGAAGAACCTATTGAGGTACGAGGTAACATTTAGTACCAAAGGACTGAATAGGTTGTTTGGCAGGGATATAGTAGCAGAGGAGCTTTGGAACAAACAGGTATTTTGGACGCTGGTTGCAGAGTGGTTTGGATATTATGAGGATATGGTGAAACTGCCTAATGACTGTTGGGATGTGGATTACCGTATTTTTGAGAGCGCCAAGGACTTTGCCAAGTGGTGTATTTGTATAGCAAATGCCGACCAAAACCTGTCTTATTATGTGAAGCATATCCTGTTTAAACTTCGGGCAAATCCGCAACCCCAAGACCGTGTCCTGCATGGGCAAATACAAAAGAAAATCCAAGAAGCGTTGGAGTGGGGCAAAAAACATTTGGCTCTCCCTAATCTGACATTGGAACTGACAGACAAAATAGAACAGTATCTTGCTTGGCTATTGGAGCAGTCAGCAGATAGTATGAGTGTCGCAGAGGAACGACGAATATTCAATACCGCCTGTTAG